One window of Chloroflexota bacterium genomic DNA carries:
- a CDS encoding ECF transporter S component yields the protein MSRTRRERWLNAGILVAATLVGVIAFLSPFFATPEQTAAQSPMAHAQDAPFVLGVLVIICLGAVLANLTAGGMSAKTTAVLGVLTAVSAALRALPGPQGFSAIFFLPILAGYTYGATFGFLLGTLALLTSALLGGGVGPWLPYQMFASGWMGLLSAGLPRRWLRSRPRLEVLILAMWGFLLGLIFGAIMNLWFWPFLFQPGESAIYWQPGMTLAETARRYALFYLVTSLGWDLWRAIGNAVLILVFGRPILRLLRRFQRRFHFDVVPTIVGDQTSASPPAADHSLQARSLSYGPPNHGRPHLPYPLQIAIRRSQGHHERDAGLWRV from the coding sequence ATCCTCGTCGCCGCCACCCTGGTCGGCGTGATCGCCTTCCTGTCCCCCTTCTTTGCGACGCCGGAGCAGACCGCCGCGCAGTCGCCCATGGCCCACGCCCAGGATGCCCCCTTCGTGCTGGGCGTCCTGGTCATCATCTGCCTGGGCGCCGTGCTGGCCAACCTGACGGCTGGCGGCATGAGCGCCAAGACCACGGCCGTGCTGGGCGTGTTGACAGCCGTGAGCGCGGCCCTGCGGGCGTTGCCAGGGCCGCAGGGCTTCTCCGCCATCTTCTTCCTCCCCATCCTGGCCGGATACACCTACGGAGCGACGTTCGGATTCCTCCTGGGGACGTTGGCGCTCCTGACCTCGGCGCTCCTGGGCGGCGGCGTGGGGCCCTGGCTGCCCTATCAGATGTTCGCCTCCGGGTGGATGGGGCTTCTCAGCGCGGGGCTCCCCCGCCGATGGCTGCGCTCACGGCCTCGTCTGGAGGTCCTCATCCTGGCCATGTGGGGCTTCCTGCTGGGGCTGATCTTCGGGGCCATCATGAACCTGTGGTTCTGGCCGTTCCTCTTTCAGCCGGGCGAATCGGCGATCTACTGGCAGCCGGGCATGACGCTGGCCGAGACGGCGCGACGCTACGCCCTCTTCTATCTGGTCACCTCTCTGGGATGGGACCTGTGGCGAGCGATAGGCAACGCCGTCCTCATCCTGGTGTTCGGACGCCCCATCCTGCGGCTCCTGCGGCGCTTCCAGCGTCGCTTCCACTTCGACGTCGTCCCCACCATCGTCGGAGATCAGACGAGCGCGAGCCCGCCCGCAGCCGATCACTCCCTCCAGGCCCGCAGCCTATCCTACGGGCCACCCAACCATGGAAGGCCACATCTCCCGTATCCGCTCCAGATCGCCATCCGCCGCTCCCAGGGCCACCATGAGCGCGATGCGGGCCTTTGGCGCGTTTAG
- a CDS encoding asparaginase produces MTGTKSPHVAIVTTGGTIAMRYDPQAGGGVPALEAEDLIRFLPDLPVTLESTAVCNLPGPHMTPETMWAAREVVAGLLARPDVDGVVVTHGTDTLEETATLCDLTLDSPKPVVFTGAMRHASQLSYDGPANLAAAIRVAASAEARGLGTLVVLDDTIHAARHVTKTHTQALSTFRSGQFGPLGVVDAVGIHIAQRVTPRPVSCPRLEPDVALLMLAAGVSPELFEYLIGRGVKGIVLAAMGGGRVPVSWLEPITNAVRQGVPVVIATRVPQGRVGDPYGFPGCYSDLRRRGCLFAGELNAPKARIALMVALGAADGDLERIREMWPSMVGWPVG; encoded by the coding sequence ATGACAGGAACGAAATCCCCTCATGTGGCGATCGTCACCACCGGTGGCACCATCGCCATGCGCTATGATCCCCAGGCGGGGGGCGGCGTCCCCGCGTTAGAGGCGGAGGATCTGATCCGCTTCCTGCCTGATCTGCCGGTGACGTTGGAGAGCACGGCCGTCTGCAATCTCCCGGGCCCACACATGACCCCAGAGACCATGTGGGCTGCCCGGGAGGTTGTAGCCGGGCTGCTGGCTCGTCCCGATGTGGACGGCGTGGTGGTGACGCATGGCACGGACACGCTGGAGGAGACCGCCACGCTTTGTGACCTGACGCTGGACAGCCCCAAGCCGGTGGTGTTCACCGGCGCCATGCGCCACGCCTCGCAGTTGTCCTACGACGGCCCCGCGAATCTGGCCGCGGCCATTCGCGTGGCCGCCTCGGCGGAGGCGCGCGGCCTGGGCACCCTGGTCGTGTTGGACGATACGATTCACGCCGCCCGTCACGTGACGAAGACGCACACGCAGGCGCTGTCCACCTTCCGCTCGGGACAGTTCGGCCCTCTGGGCGTGGTCGACGCGGTGGGGATTCACATCGCTCAGCGGGTCACCCCGAGGCCGGTGTCCTGCCCGCGGTTGGAGCCTGATGTGGCCCTGCTGATGCTGGCGGCGGGCGTCTCCCCGGAGCTGTTCGAGTATCTGATCGGACGGGGGGTAAAGGGGATCGTGCTGGCGGCCATGGGGGGCGGCCGCGTGCCCGTCTCCTGGCTGGAGCCCATCACGAACGCCGTGCGGCAGGGTGTGCCGGTCGTCATCGCGACGCGAGTGCCGCAGGGCCGCGTGGGGGATCCGTACGGCTTCCCTGGGTGTTACAGCGATCTCAGGCGACGGGGGTGCCTCTTCGCCGGGGAGCTAAACGCGCCAAAGGCCCGCATCGCGCTCATGGTGGCCCTGGGAGCGGCGGATGGCGATCTGGAGCGGATACGGGAGATGTGGCCTTCCATGGTTGGGTGGCCCGTAGGATAG
- the rsmG gene encoding 16S rRNA (guanine(527)-N(7))-methyltransferase RsmG, which produces MAQEMERLKRGAQQMGIPLTEAQLERFQRYRALLLEWNQRFNLTAIDSPEQVEVRHFLDSLSCLSALAELAGHEGAVRPGIPARAIDVGTGAGLPGLALKIVWPALELTLLEATAKKVRFLEHVIAELNLQNVTAIHGRAEELAHEPEHREVYDLALARAVAPLGPLLELTLPFLRHRGWLLAQKGPAVAKEVMAAERALAVLGGHLHRVIPVEVPYLAEDRFIVAVWKERATPDRFPRRPGVPVRKPL; this is translated from the coding sequence ATGGCTCAAGAGATGGAACGACTCAAGCGCGGCGCGCAGCAGATGGGCATTCCCCTCACGGAGGCCCAACTGGAGCGTTTTCAGCGCTATCGCGCGCTGCTTCTGGAATGGAACCAGCGATTCAACCTGACGGCCATCGACAGCCCGGAGCAGGTGGAGGTACGCCACTTCCTGGACTCGCTGAGCTGTCTGAGCGCGCTGGCCGAGTTGGCCGGGCACGAGGGCGCGGTGCGGCCGGGGATACCAGCGCGAGCCATCGACGTGGGCACCGGGGCCGGGCTGCCCGGGCTGGCCTTGAAGATCGTCTGGCCGGCCCTGGAACTGACACTGCTGGAGGCCACGGCCAAGAAGGTGCGGTTTCTGGAGCACGTCATCGCCGAGTTGAACTTGCAGAATGTAACCGCTATCCACGGCCGGGCGGAGGAGCTGGCCCACGAGCCGGAGCACCGGGAGGTTTATGACCTGGCGCTGGCCCGGGCGGTGGCCCCGCTGGGACCGCTCCTGGAGCTGACCCTCCCGTTTCTACGCCACCGGGGATGGCTCCTAGCCCAGAAAGGTCCGGCCGTCGCCAAGGAGGTCATGGCGGCAGAACGGGCCCTGGCGGTGCTGGGAGGGCATCTGCACCGCGTGATCCCGGTGGAGGTCCCCTATCTGGCGGAGGATCGCTTCATCGTCGCGGTGTGGAAGGAGCGCGCCACGCCGGACCGTTTCCCCCGTCGGCCGGGCGTGCCCGTGCGTAAGCCGCTATGA
- a CDS encoding DNA replication/repair protein RecF, with product MRLHHLSLVNYRNYVRLELDFPSRITLLQGANAQGKTNLLEAIHYLATGRAPQAGAERELVNWLALEDLLPHARVAAEITHDHEKEKLEITLVPVNGPGRQTNFRKQVRINGVARRALDLVGHLRVVLFVPQDIELVAGPPGHRRRYLDVALCQMDRAYCRALARYNQVLTHRNALLRTLREQGGPPGQLRFWDEQLAELGAHLMAKRQRLVLDLDVEARARHKELTEGRERLQLRYLPSFDPTLPSPVGGQPPLDLEIERDPVALLSDVDELRERFAAHLEASRERDVAAGMTLTGPHRDDLRFTVGGHDLRVYGSRGQQRTAALALKLAEVQVMTRETGEPPVLLLDDVMSELDATRRRMLLGALEGVSQAVVTTTDWGDFSPAFRAQARLLRVSDGKIEELSAEMAEAHARGS from the coding sequence GTGCGACTGCACCATCTGTCTTTGGTGAACTACCGGAATTACGTCCGGTTGGAGCTGGATTTCCCCTCCCGGATCACCCTGCTCCAGGGGGCCAACGCTCAGGGGAAGACCAACCTCCTGGAGGCGATTCACTACCTGGCGACGGGGAGGGCGCCTCAGGCGGGGGCGGAACGGGAGCTGGTGAATTGGCTTGCCCTGGAGGATCTGCTCCCGCATGCCCGGGTGGCCGCGGAGATCACCCACGATCACGAGAAGGAGAAGCTGGAGATCACCCTGGTGCCGGTGAACGGCCCGGGGCGCCAGACGAATTTCCGCAAGCAGGTGCGTATCAACGGCGTCGCCCGGCGTGCCCTGGACCTGGTAGGGCATCTGCGCGTCGTGCTGTTCGTCCCACAGGACATCGAGTTGGTGGCGGGTCCCCCCGGCCACCGCAGGCGCTATCTGGACGTCGCCCTCTGCCAGATGGATCGGGCGTATTGCCGCGCGCTGGCACGATACAATCAGGTGCTGACCCATCGTAATGCGTTGCTGCGCACGCTGCGCGAGCAGGGCGGTCCCCCGGGGCAGCTGCGGTTCTGGGACGAGCAGCTGGCGGAGCTCGGCGCGCATCTGATGGCGAAGCGCCAGCGGCTCGTCTTGGATCTGGACGTGGAGGCTCGGGCGCGACACAAGGAGCTGACGGAGGGGCGCGAGCGGCTGCAGTTGCGCTATCTCCCCAGCTTCGACCCCACCCTCCCATCCCCGGTGGGTGGACAGCCTCCTCTGGACCTGGAGATTGAACGCGATCCGGTGGCCCTCTTGTCGGATGTGGACGAGCTCCGGGAGCGCTTCGCGGCCCATCTGGAGGCCAGCCGGGAGCGCGACGTGGCCGCGGGCATGACACTGACGGGGCCACATCGGGACGATTTGCGCTTCACGGTGGGCGGGCACGATCTGCGCGTGTACGGGTCCCGTGGGCAGCAGCGTACCGCCGCCCTGGCGTTGAAGCTGGCGGAGGTGCAGGTGATGACCCGGGAGACGGGGGAGCCACCCGTGCTGCTGTTGGATGACGTCATGTCCGAGCTGGACGCTACCCGCCGTCGAATGCTCCTGGGCGCCCTGGAGGGGGTGTCCCAGGCCGTGGTCACCACGACGGATTGGGGTGACTTCTCCCCCGCATTTCGAGCGCAGGCTCGCCTGTTGCGTGTCTCGGATGGGAAGATCGAGGAGCTCTCTGCGGAGATGGCGGAGGCGCACGCTCGGGGATCATAG
- the dnaN gene encoding DNA polymerase III subunit beta — protein sequence MRVSCLQENLAKGLSIVGRAVSPRSTLPVLGNILLATDQARLKLAATDLEIAISCWIGAQIQEEGSTTVPARLLTDFVNSLPAERIDMELSVRTQSLHIRCARYEANIKGIDANEFPLIPTSEGNDAVEIPVGTLRKMIDQVAFAAATDESRPMLTGVHARFQDDRLTLAATDGFRLSVRLTQLSKPVPENLAVIIPARSLQEIARISGDADDQHPVQIQVVRARNQVLFHLQGKADDAEKGGFQQVDVVSQLIDSQFPDYEAIIPKSWTTRTVMDTAEFLKAVRVAYLFAREAANIVRLQIAPGSSDRPGVLTITATSQEYGDNVSEVEALVEGEPIEIAFNARYLIDVLSVIDTSQVALETTRSSAPGVIRPVGVGPEEFTHVIMPMHISS from the coding sequence GTGCGTGTGTCCTGTCTCCAAGAGAACCTGGCGAAAGGCCTCTCCATCGTCGGCCGGGCGGTTTCCCCTCGCAGCACGCTGCCGGTCCTGGGGAACATCTTGCTGGCTACCGATCAGGCTCGCTTGAAGCTTGCTGCCACCGATTTGGAGATCGCGATCAGTTGCTGGATCGGCGCGCAGATCCAGGAGGAGGGCTCGACGACCGTTCCGGCCCGGCTCCTGACCGATTTTGTGAACTCCTTGCCGGCGGAGCGGATCGACATGGAGCTCAGCGTGCGCACTCAGAGCCTGCACATCCGCTGTGCGCGCTATGAGGCGAACATCAAGGGAATCGACGCGAACGAATTCCCGCTGATTCCCACCTCCGAGGGGAACGATGCCGTGGAGATCCCCGTGGGCACGCTGCGCAAGATGATCGACCAGGTGGCCTTTGCCGCCGCGACGGATGAGAGCCGTCCCATGCTGACGGGCGTGCATGCGCGCTTCCAGGATGATCGGTTGACCCTGGCCGCCACCGACGGGTTTCGCCTCTCGGTGCGCCTGACCCAGCTCAGCAAGCCGGTGCCCGAAAACCTGGCGGTGATCATCCCGGCGCGATCCCTGCAGGAGATCGCCCGGATCAGTGGGGATGCCGACGACCAGCATCCCGTGCAGATCCAGGTCGTGCGCGCCCGCAACCAGGTGCTGTTCCATCTGCAAGGCAAGGCCGACGACGCGGAGAAGGGCGGCTTCCAGCAGGTCGATGTCGTCTCCCAGCTGATCGATAGCCAGTTCCCGGATTATGAGGCCATCATCCCCAAATCGTGGACGACGCGCACGGTGATGGATACGGCAGAGTTCCTCAAGGCCGTTCGTGTCGCCTACCTGTTCGCCCGGGAGGCGGCCAACATCGTGCGGTTGCAGATCGCCCCGGGCAGCTCCGATCGCCCTGGCGTGCTGACCATCACCGCGACCTCTCAGGAGTACGGCGATAACGTGAGCGAGGTCGAGGCGTTGGTGGAGGGGGAGCCCATCGAGATCGCCTTCAACGCTCGCTATCTGATCGATGTGCTCAGCGTCATCGATACCTCCCAGGTGGCACTGGAGACCACGCGGTCCAGCGCTCCGGGGGTGATCCGCCCGGTTGGCGTGGGACCGGAGGAGTTCACGCACGTCATCATGCCCATGCACATCAGCAGCTGA
- a CDS encoding sugar ABC transporter permease — MTASSATLPRGGRKHFRWLAIQEQITGYLFILPAVLLITIFGLFPIGYAFYMSLHRWRVRKGGFIGLANYEKAIGDWTGALIWIAGFALLALAYYVWNNAFKEESDRRLIAKLLAALILIAAGLAISSGWERMLEAGDEDFLNSLRITLYYALGTVPVEIGLALLLAYILFQQIRGQELFRMIYFLPYITPVVATAVVFRTIFSPRETSLINQLLSLVGLGPYKWLFEPKPFTQVMFGWSLEGFLAGPSMALVSIIFYGIWTYVGYNTVIFLAGLGSIPSELYEAAEIDGANGWQLFRHITLPLLSPVTFYLSLIAFIGTFKAFNHIYVMRMPSAQGTVDTASVTIFDTFYKANQYGYATAEAFLLFLVILGLTLAQNKVFGERVFYG, encoded by the coding sequence ATGACAGCTTCTTCTGCCACACTCCCACGCGGTGGTCGCAAGCACTTCCGATGGCTGGCGATACAAGAGCAGATCACCGGCTATCTCTTCATCCTGCCGGCTGTCCTGCTCATCACGATCTTCGGCCTGTTCCCCATCGGTTATGCCTTCTATATGAGCCTGCACCGATGGCGCGTGCGCAAGGGCGGCTTCATCGGCCTCGCCAATTACGAAAAGGCCATCGGGGACTGGACCGGCGCGCTGATCTGGATAGCCGGATTCGCCTTACTGGCCCTGGCCTACTACGTGTGGAACAACGCCTTTAAGGAGGAGAGCGATCGCAGGCTGATCGCGAAGCTCCTCGCCGCGCTGATCCTGATCGCGGCCGGGCTCGCCATCTCCTCGGGATGGGAGCGCATGCTGGAGGCCGGCGACGAGGATTTCCTGAACTCGCTGCGCATCACCCTCTACTACGCGCTGGGGACGGTGCCGGTTGAGATCGGGCTGGCCTTGCTGCTGGCCTACATCCTCTTCCAGCAGATCCGGGGGCAGGAACTCTTCCGAATGATCTACTTCCTGCCCTATATCACCCCGGTGGTAGCCACGGCGGTGGTGTTCCGCACGATCTTCAGCCCCCGAGAGACATCGCTGATCAATCAGCTCCTTTCCCTTGTGGGGCTGGGACCATACAAATGGCTCTTCGAGCCCAAGCCGTTCACACAGGTGATGTTCGGATGGAGCCTGGAAGGGTTCCTGGCAGGGCCCAGCATGGCCCTGGTGTCCATCATCTTCTACGGGATCTGGACTTACGTGGGCTATAACACCGTCATCTTCCTGGCAGGCCTGGGATCGATCCCCAGCGAGCTCTACGAGGCGGCTGAGATCGACGGCGCCAACGGCTGGCAGCTATTCCGTCACATCACATTGCCCCTCCTCTCCCCCGTCACGTTCTACCTGTCCCTGATCGCCTTCATCGGCACCTTCAAGGCCTTCAATCACATCTACGTGATGCGGATGCCTTCCGCACAGGGCACGGTGGACACGGCCAGCGTCACGATCTTCGATACCTTCTACAAGGCCAACCAATACGGCTATGCCACGGCGGAGGCCTTCCTCCTGTTCCTGGTGATCCTGGGACTGACGCTGGCCCAAAACAAGGTGTTCGGCGAGAGGGTCTTCTATGGCTGA
- a CDS encoding carbohydrate ABC transporter permease, whose amino-acid sequence MADTVQPLEEAPGRLVPVSMRRHAPRVRPMRLVLYGILILGAVVAIVPFFWMVSTSLMTLGETINRQWLPKKPQFDNYVEAWTEAKFAKYFVNSVIITLTTLAGLLTTSILAGYAFARIRFWGREAIFAILLSTMMIPDSVTMIPNFLIIRGNIVPLPGGSWLNSLPGLTVPFMANAFSIFLLRQFFAQIPWELWDAARMDGAGHLRFLIRIVLPISKAPVLTVLIFGFIGAWNAFLWPLLITTRDTWRPLMVGLWSFVTEAGPETHLQMAGAVITIFPVLILYFLTQRQFTEGIATSGLKG is encoded by the coding sequence ATGGCTGATACCGTCCAGCCCCTGGAGGAGGCGCCCGGCCGGCTGGTCCCCGTGAGCATGCGGCGCCATGCGCCGCGCGTGCGGCCGATGCGGCTCGTGCTGTATGGCATCCTGATCCTCGGCGCCGTGGTGGCCATCGTCCCCTTCTTCTGGATGGTATCCACCTCCCTGATGACCCTGGGCGAGACGATCAACCGCCAGTGGCTCCCCAAGAAGCCCCAATTCGACAACTACGTGGAGGCGTGGACCGAGGCGAAGTTCGCCAAATACTTCGTCAATAGCGTCATCATCACCCTCACGACGCTGGCCGGCCTGCTGACCACGTCGATTCTGGCCGGATACGCGTTCGCTCGCATCCGCTTCTGGGGACGGGAGGCCATCTTCGCCATCCTGCTGAGCACGATGATGATCCCAGACTCGGTGACGATGATCCCCAACTTCCTCATCATCCGGGGGAACATCGTCCCCCTGCCCGGAGGGTCCTGGCTGAACAGCCTGCCCGGGCTGACCGTGCCCTTCATGGCCAACGCCTTCAGCATCTTCCTGCTGCGCCAGTTCTTCGCCCAGATCCCCTGGGAGCTGTGGGACGCGGCCCGCATGGACGGGGCGGGCCACCTGCGCTTCCTGATCCGTATCGTGCTCCCCATCAGCAAGGCGCCGGTGCTGACCGTGCTCATCTTCGGGTTCATCGGGGCCTGGAACGCCTTCCTGTGGCCCTTGCTGATCACCACCCGGGACACCTGGCGCCCCCTGATGGTGGGCCTGTGGAGCTTCGTGACAGAGGCGGGACCGGAGACCCACCTGCAGATGGCCGGCGCGGTGATCACGATCTTCCCCGTGCTGATCCTATACTTCCTGACCCAGCGACAGTTCACGGAGGGCATCGCCACATCGGGGTTGAAGGGATGA